In a single window of the Candidatus Margulisiibacteriota bacterium genome:
- a CDS encoding RnfABCDGE type electron transport complex subunit B translates to MFEILSVILLALLGLGLGIFLAYSSQKFKVEKDPKIEKLEEALPGSNCGACGYPGCSGLAEALAKGEAAYDACKAGGSTTADKVCAVLGKDIQNEKSEKQFAYIRCKGMGKDVAKEKFTYIGIDSCLMAMQTGGGWKECSYGCLELGDCVKACIFDALKINKQGYPEVNVAKCTACGLCVKACPKNLITMIGLKDKTYLVGCQSKDKGSVVRNVCKIGCIGCGLCVKACKYHAIKLENALAEIDQTKCKFCGECVKVCPQKTIDCLDAPLCVDTASKKSDACAACGVCK, encoded by the coding sequence GTGTTTGAAATTCTAAGTGTTATTCTTCTGGCTTTGCTTGGTTTGGGCCTGGGCATTTTTTTAGCCTACAGTTCTCAAAAATTTAAAGTGGAAAAAGACCCCAAAATAGAAAAATTGGAGGAAGCGCTGCCCGGGTCAAATTGCGGTGCCTGCGGTTATCCCGGATGTTCCGGTCTGGCTGAAGCTCTGGCCAAGGGCGAGGCAGCTTATGATGCGTGTAAAGCGGGAGGCTCAACTACAGCAGATAAAGTTTGTGCAGTTCTGGGTAAAGATATACAAAATGAAAAGAGCGAAAAACAATTTGCCTATATTCGTTGTAAGGGAATGGGAAAAGATGTGGCTAAAGAAAAATTTACCTATATAGGCATTGATTCCTGTTTAATGGCCATGCAAACCGGTGGTGGCTGGAAAGAGTGTTCTTACGGTTGTCTGGAGTTGGGTGATTGTGTGAAAGCCTGTATTTTTGATGCCTTGAAAATTAATAAACAGGGTTATCCGGAAGTAAATGTGGCCAAATGCACAGCCTGTGGTCTGTGTGTTAAAGCCTGCCCCAAGAATTTAATAACAATGATCGGACTGAAAGACAAGACCTATCTGGTTGGATGCCAGTCAAAAGACAAAGGCAGCGTTGTTAGAAATGTTTGTAAAATTGGCTGTATCGGCTGCGGTCTTTGTGTAAAAGCCTGTAAATACCATGCCATTAAACTGGAAAACGCTTTGGCGGAAATTGATCAGACCAAATGCAAGTTTTGTGGAGAGTGCGTAAAGGTTTGTCCGCAAAAGACTATTGATTGCCTGGATGCACCGTTATGTGTTGATACCGCAAGTAAAAAAAGTGATGCTTGTGCTGCCTGCGGAGTTTGTAAGTAA
- a CDS encoding response regulator — MAKILVVDDAELVRMRVTYILKNLNHEIIEADNGVMAVELFKLKKPDLTILDITMPLKDGIEALKEIIQINKQAKVIMLTNIGDQNTIIEALEAGAIDYIIKPIQEDVLSNAVKKIFG; from the coding sequence ATGGCAAAAATCCTGGTAGTGGATGACGCAGAGCTGGTAAGGATGCGCGTAACCTATATTTTAAAAAATCTTAATCATGAAATTATTGAAGCAGATAACGGGGTAATGGCTGTAGAGCTATTCAAATTAAAGAAACCCGACCTGACAATTCTCGATATTACGATGCCCTTAAAGGATGGGATAGAGGCGCTTAAAGAAATTATACAAATCAACAAACAAGCCAAGGTCATTATGCTCACCAATATCGGCGACCAGAATACGATCATTGAGGCGCTGGAAGCAGGCGCAATCGACTATATCATCAAACCCATACAAGAAGATGTATTAAGCAATGCGGTAAAAAAAATCTTCGGATAA